Sequence from the Epinephelus moara isolate mb chromosome 19, YSFRI_EMoa_1.0, whole genome shotgun sequence genome:
TCATGCAGTTGATGCAGACAGTAGGCCTTTCCTCATAACAAAAAGGGTGTTGCCCTGTGTGTTTGACCCTACAAATAGCAGGGCAGGTTGTAGTTTTTGTGACACTGATGAGTTGCTGCATGCCACTACACATTGCCCATTGGCCTCATCACACTTGATGAGTGTGTCATCGTTCCTCATCCCTCACGGCTCCACCAAACCACACAGGCTGTCATTTGCTGTTGATGTAGCCTGACTGCCCTGCTGCTTGGTCTCCTGGTCGCTGCCCTTGTTTAGCCAGAAACGTTTTCAGTTGGAACCCAAAACAAAAAGGGCTCATCGGTATGCTGTAGCTAGTTTATAACTTAAACATAATTAATGTACTGCTCTTTTGACTAACTCTTGAGCCAATTCAGAGTTGGGGTCATTGTGATTGGTAGAAATAAAGATAAGATGAATTTGTTTTGCAAGGTTGACTGACAGTAATAATAtggatttttaattattttttcatagATTCAgccttttgctgtgttttcatattACAACCACTGTCAGCCAATTTTGCTGTGTATATTTAACCAGAGGTGTGACATCTCTGCCAAACTAAAGAAGCCTATCtacttttttttactattaGAGTTCAAGGAGGCATTTTCGCTCTTTGACAAGGATGGAGATGGCACCATCACCACCAAAGAGCTGGGAACAGTCATGCGCTCTCTGGGCCAGAACCCCACAGAGGCAGAACTGCAGGACATGATCAATGAAGTGGATGCTGATGGTGAGAACAGTCTAGCTTCAAAACTTGCTAACCACATGCATACTGTTGATGTGTTAGATGGAAATCCATCATCAATGTCTGCTTTTTGTCTTCAGGGAATGGAACGATAGACTTCCCAGAGTTCCTGACCATGATGGCCAGGAAGATGAAGGACACAGACAGCGAGGAGGAGATCAGAGAAGCATTCCGCGTCTTTGACAAGGTAAATGCTGTCTGCACTCCCACACGCACATATGCATATGTGCAGCAGTTATTTAAATTGTGCTTACTGACTGGTGTAATTTTCAGGATGGCAATGGATACATCAGTGCTGCTGAGCTGCGCCATGTGATGACAAACCTTGGGGAGAAGCTGACTGATGAAGAAGTGGACGAGATGATCAGAGAAGCAGACATTGACGGAGATGGACAGGTCAACTATGAAGGTTGGTAGATGTTGTACTTTATATTTTGACTCTGTGTAGGTCACTCACCGCATACTGAGTTgcaacatttctttttctcccccctctcccctgCAGAGTTCGTACAAATGATGACGGCGAAGTGAAGGCCTTGTACAGATTTCGTATATAAataatttgcctttttttctttgtgtaatTTATCTGTAAAATCTTAATAGCCCCCCTTCGTCCCTGCCCCTTCTGCTGTCCAAAGGAACTGCATGTAAACTGCATAGGCTCTTGTCCCCATGTCCCTTTCTTTTGCTGTCATGGTGTTTTGGAGTGACGGAATGGTCATACAACCAGATGCCTGTGGAGGCCCCTGGGAGCCGGAGAACTTCGAATCTTCCCGTCTTGTGTGCTCGGGGCCCCTCCACGCATGGCGACATTGGAAACCTGTCAGCTGGTTGTCACTTGGCAACACTGTTGGCATGGAAACAATGTAGAGGAGTTTAAACTCTGCATGGACTACGGACAAAGTATATATGGAAATCTCTCAGCATTGCACTACTGCAAAAAAATGACACGGGTGTATCTCCTAGGTACTCGTACAAACTCTTTTTGTATCTGCTGTTCTATATACCAGAAAACGACTAATCTTACcatgctttttaatgttttactcACTACTTTtacttctttcttttatttttttttatgacctCTGGTCATGCCTCAAATAATCCATTCCAAgttgtatatttttgttttccaaTAAAATTTGCAATCTACCCGGATTTGAaaattgtcttgttttctcaGTTATAATGGATCCTTGAGTTTGTATACCCTGTAATAATTCCCATTTTTGTATCGAGGACAGGATGCTCCGTTTTTGATAGGATAGgatcatttttttcttgttgcttagaatacatatgaaatgtttaccatttttaaatttaaaatgtccCCTGTTAATTTCCAAAAGCACTGAGGAGCATCAGCCAATGCCTCTTAATGTTCAGATAAGCTCAGATCAAATCTGTattgtcattaaaataaaagcactgagTGGGATCAAAGGCTTCTATTTTGAAGTGCACACAATGGTACTCGACATTGGATTAGCCTTGTACTGTCCAGGTCCCCTACTGACTACACAGGCCATGTGTTGTCTGCTACTATTGGCACAGCACCATGTAGAAGCTGACTGCCTCATGTCTTACTTGGCATTCGCCCCCAATCACGAGATGCAGGTGATTGAGCGTACATCAGAAACTATGGTGTAAATAGAGGTGtacctgttattttttttttttaatttctgattATTGAGTTTGTTACAGTAGCTTGCAGAGATACTAAGTTTGTTATTTTGATGAATGACAAAATAAAGCTCTATTGTGGACCTCAGCACTGCCTCCTGTGTGAATTTTATGCTAGCTACTTTTAAGTTAATGTCCTTGATTCTATACAGTAGTTCGTCTAACTTTGCTAAAGCTGAACTATGGGGTAAAAAAActtaattgttttaaaaagttaCATGATGGTTTTGACTGTCCTTTGGGAGCAGAATGGGCTGCAGTTTTTTGTGACTTGGTCAGTCATGCATGTTCGTGGTCCCTGTGGATACACATTCAAAACAGAGCATTACAAAACACAACTCGTACACCAAAATGGACCGTGatgcaaaaagaaaatttaTGTCTGTACCCTGATTTGATTTTCCTTAGTCTTGTTGTGTGTACAGCTAAAATGAATGCAGTATCCCTTTCACAGAGTCTGCACAGAAACAGCTTAAACTCCAAGAGATGGAACAAAAAGGAACACCACGATCCACAGTAATTTCAGGTGTGAATCGATGACACAAGTGGCTCTCATCTTGTCAAAACTAATTAtcacaaaagttaaaaaactCCCAGCTGAAGTGTCATCGCAGTCTACTTATAAAAAGCTGTTAATTACACAGCACATGTAACACTAGTCTTGGCTCTCCTCTACATTCACGCATTGTCCACACGAGTAAGAGTATACATCAGGTACTATGACGAAAAAGGAAACAACCTCAAGCAGCTCCTTTGCtacctgtgtgttttctctgtgtgtgtctgtc
This genomic interval carries:
- the calm2a gene encoding calmodulin 2a (phosphorylase kinase, delta) gives rise to the protein MADQLTEEQIAEFKEAFSLFDKDGDGTITTKELGTVMRSLGQNPTEAELQDMINEVDADGNGTIDFPEFLTMMARKMKDTDSEEEIREAFRVFDKDGNGYISAAELRHVMTNLGEKLTDEEVDEMIREADIDGDGQVNYEEFVQMMTAK